A genomic region of Planktothrix serta PCC 8927 contains the following coding sequences:
- a CDS encoding DUF2281 domain-containing protein: MNRKELLIKEVENSPDFILQEVWDFLQFLKAKYQQDKLEMSVISESSLQKDWLQPEEDEAWQNL, encoded by the coding sequence ATGAACAGGAAAGAATTGTTAATTAAGGAAGTAGAAAATAGTCCTGACTTTATTTTACAAGAAGTTTGGGATTTTCTGCAATTCCTTAAAGCCAAATACCAGCAAGATAAGTTAGAAATGAGTGTGATCAGTGAATCTTCCTTACAAAAAGATTGGTTACAGCCAGAGGAGGATGAAGCATGGCAGAATTTGTAA
- a CDS encoding DUF6737 family protein → MIDPKSSQTQAFNPWNYKPWWCQPWSILLTGITLISGSWFLFHIIWITILVAIPLLAWMGFFLLVWPKLMAEVYSQEYLSNKE, encoded by the coding sequence ATGATTGATCCAAAATCTTCTCAAACCCAAGCATTTAACCCCTGGAATTATAAACCCTGGTGGTGTCAACCTTGGTCAATTCTGTTAACTGGAATTACCTTAATTTCAGGAAGTTGGTTTCTATTCCATATTATTTGGATTACGATTTTAGTGGCTATTCCTCTGTTAGCTTGGATGGGATTTTTTCTGTTAGTCTGGCCAAAGTTAATGGCTGAGGTTTATTCTCAGGAGTATTTAAGTAATAAGGAATGA
- a CDS encoding type II toxin-antitoxin system HicA family toxin has translation MPKKIRELKSLLEKAGFVYRSGKGSHTRWIHPLIPSEPITISGKDGNDAKLYQEKEVYKKLEMLRKIQEQELE, from the coding sequence ATGCCCAAGAAAATTCGAGAGCTTAAAAGCTTATTAGAAAAAGCAGGGTTTGTTTATCGTTCAGGAAAAGGAAGTCATACAAGATGGATTCATCCTTTAATACCAAGCGAACCAATTACGATTTCAGGAAAAGATGGGAATGATGCTAAACTTTATCAAGAAAAAGAAGTTTATAAAAAACTAGAAATGTTAAGAAAAATTCAAGAACAGGAGTTAGAATAA
- a CDS encoding type II toxin-antitoxin system HicB family antitoxin, whose protein sequence is MKLPYTIVILWSDEDHCYLVHLPEFPTQQFHTHGETYEEALKNAQEVLEILIEEYQADGKPLPIPNLTVLERNKVLEVG, encoded by the coding sequence ATGAAACTGCCTTATACCATTGTAATTCTCTGGTCTGATGAAGATCATTGCTATTTAGTCCATCTTCCTGAATTCCCAACTCAACAATTTCATACACACGGAGAAACATACGAAGAAGCGTTAAAAAATGCTCAAGAAGTGTTAGAAATTTTAATAGAAGAGTATCAAGCAGACGGAAAACCTTTACCTATTCCTAATTTGACTGTTTTGGAAAGAAATAAGGTTTTGGAAGTAGGATAG
- a CDS encoding DUF4347 domain-containing protein, which produces MSLQQQKKAIVFIDTRVEDYQILLQEVEPTAEVIVFSPKQDGIEEITFLLAHRKNIQSLHIISHGSPAEIQLGNTKLNVNTITQYTPQXYNSAFIPSNCCTR; this is translated from the coding sequence ATGTCATTACAACAGCAAAAAAAAGCCATCGTTTTTATTGATACTCGTGTTGAAGATTATCAAATCTTATTACAGGAAGTTGAACCAACCGCAGAAGTTATTGTTTTTTCTCCCAAGCAAGATGGAATTGAAGAAATAACTTTTCTTCTGGCTCACCGTAAAAATATTCAATCTCTCCATATTATTTCTCACGGAAGTCCAGCAGAAATACAATTAGGAAATACTAAATTAAATGTTAATACTATAACTCAATATACACCTCAAATNTACAATAGCGCCTTTATCCCCTCCAATTGTTGTACCCGATGA
- a CDS encoding calcium-binding protein produces MVFPQRPVLGLSSPNIATTTINGTNENDNIVGTPANDDIFSFGGDDVIDALPGNDNIYSGEGNDSIDGGEGTAWMEGGLGNDQLRGSFDNDTLQGQEGNDSLFGGIDDIPPIFGRDLTGQDWLSGGSGDDFLSANENNDTLLGDDGNDIGYGGKNNDLIFGDQGNDTLYGDEGNDTLIGSVTDGNVTPQGEEEDVLYGYENNDLIQGGIGNDTIYAGEGDDFIFGGQQDDLLRGELGRDTVYGDEGNDTLFGGYFPQDMIADPSEDLLWGGSGDDVIYSNLFNDTLIGGEGNDTLYGGEDDDILYGENGDDLMYGDQGSDILCGGDGDDTLYGGIGEVVNVTDTSELEQLEGGAGNDILSANEGIGQLCGGEGNDTLYGGKEADTLKGGANDDWLFSDLGNDSLIGGSGSDRFVIAADTGLDQITDFQLGQDLILLSQGLTFDQLTLTQEGTSTLVYFGNQPLLMLNGIQAELISNNAFEMFI; encoded by the coding sequence GTGGTCTTTCCACAACGTCCGGTTTTAGGATTAAGTTCTCCCAATATTGCCACAACAACTATTAACGGTACAAATGAGAATGATAATATAGTTGGAACTCCCGCCAATGATGACATCTTCTCCTTTGGAGGGGATGATGTAATTGATGCGTTACCCGGAAATGACAATATTTATAGCGGTGAAGGCAATGATAGTATTGATGGAGGAGAAGGCACCGCTTGGATGGAAGGCGGACTAGGGAATGATCAACTTCGGGGTAGTTTTGATAATGATACCCTTCAAGGTCAAGAAGGAAATGATAGCCTATTTGGAGGTATTGATGATATTCCCCCGATATTCGGTCGTGATCTTACCGGACAAGACTGGCTAAGTGGAGGCTCAGGAGATGATTTTCTCTCCGCTAATGAAAATAATGATACCCTGCTGGGAGATGATGGTAATGATATCGGATATGGCGGGAAAAATAATGACCTGATCTTTGGCGATCAAGGCAATGATACCCTATATGGCGATGAGGGCAATGACACCCTGATTGGCAGTGTAACCGATGGCAATGTCACCCCTCAAGGGGAAGAAGAAGATGTTCTCTATGGTTATGAAAATAATGATCTGATTCAAGGCGGTATCGGTAACGATACGATTTATGCAGGGGAAGGAGATGATTTTATTTTTGGCGGTCAACAAGATGACCTACTGCGCGGTGAATTAGGCCGTGATACCGTTTATGGAGATGAAGGCAATGATACCCTATTTGGCGGTTACTTCCCCCAAGATATGATAGCTGATCCCTCCGAGGATCTGTTGTGGGGCGGATCAGGGGATGATGTTATTTATAGCAACCTGTTTAACGATACTTTAATCGGGGGCGAAGGCAATGATACCCTCTATGGGGGGGAAGATGACGATATTCTCTATGGGGAGAATGGCGATGATTTGATGTATGGAGATCAAGGAAGTGATATTCTCTGCGGTGGGGACGGTGATGATACCCTCTATGGCGGTATAGGTGAGGTTGTGAATGTTACAGATACCTCCGAATTAGAACAATTAGAGGGGGGTGCAGGAAATGATATTCTGTCCGCTAATGAAGGTATCGGTCAACTGTGTGGGGGTGAAGGTAATGATACCCTCTATGGCGGTAAAGAAGCGGATACCCTCAAAGGAGGTGCGAATGATGACTGGTTGTTTAGTGATTTAGGTAATGATAGTCTAATTGGGGGGAGTGGAAGCGATCGCTTTGTAATTGCTGCGGATACAGGATTAGATCAAATCACTGATTTTCAACTTGGACAAGATTTGATTCTCTTGAGTCAGGGTTTAACCTTCGATCAACTCACCCTAACTCAAGAAGGAACATCAACTTTAGTTTATTTTGGAAATCAACCTTTACTGATGCTGAATGGGATACAAGCCGAGTTGATTTCTAATAATGCCTTTGAGATGTTTATTTAA